Proteins co-encoded in one Pseudomonas fluorescens genomic window:
- the arsH gene encoding arsenical resistance protein ArsH — protein sequence MTDLPNLDTTLIQKTARSDAHKPRILLLYGSTRPRSFSRLLVEEAARLLEHFGAETRIFNPSGLPLPDDAPGDHPKVQELLELMQWSEGQVWCSPERHGAMSAVFKAQIDWVPLALGAVRPTQGKTLAVMQVCGGSQSFNVVNQLRVLGRWMRMFTIPNQSSVPKAYLEFDEGNRMKPSALYDRVVDVMEELVKFTLLLRDRPDLVDRYSERKESAEELMQRVNQRSI from the coding sequence ATGACCGACCTGCCCAATCTCGACACAACACTGATTCAGAAAACCGCCCGCAGCGACGCGCACAAACCACGCATTCTGTTGCTCTACGGCTCGACCCGCCCGCGTTCCTTCAGCCGTTTACTGGTGGAAGAAGCCGCACGACTGCTGGAGCACTTTGGCGCCGAGACACGAATCTTCAATCCTTCGGGTCTGCCGCTGCCGGACGACGCACCCGGCGATCACCCGAAAGTCCAGGAACTGCTCGAGCTGATGCAATGGTCCGAAGGCCAGGTCTGGTGTTCGCCCGAACGTCACGGCGCGATGTCGGCGGTGTTCAAGGCGCAGATCGACTGGGTGCCGCTGGCCCTCGGTGCGGTGCGTCCGACCCAGGGCAAGACCCTGGCGGTGATGCAGGTCTGCGGAGGTTCGCAATCGTTCAACGTGGTCAATCAACTGCGCGTGCTGGGCCGCTGGATGCGCATGTTCACCATCCCCAATCAATCGTCGGTACCCAAGGCCTATCTGGAATTCGACGAAGGTAATCGCATGAAACCCTCGGCGCTGTACGACCGGGTGGTCGACGTGATGGAAGAGCTGGTGAAATTCACGCTGTTGCTGCGTGATCGCCCGGACCTGGTGGATCGCTATTCCGAGCGCAAGGAATCGGCTGAGGAATTGATGCAGCGGGTCAATCAGCGGTCGATCTGA
- a CDS encoding arsenate reductase ArsC: MRVLFMCTANSCRSILSEAMFNHLAPQGFEAVSAGSFPKGQVLPRSLTTLQEAGISTAGLSSKGNEAFEDNPPDIVITVCDKAAGEACPVYFGPALKAHWGLEDPSEIRGDEAAIHAAFHATLARIETRCRAFLALPFAELDRDALKRELDRISTL; this comes from the coding sequence ATGCGCGTTCTATTCATGTGTACCGCCAACAGCTGCCGCAGCATTCTGTCCGAAGCGATGTTCAATCACCTGGCACCCCAAGGTTTCGAAGCGGTCAGCGCCGGCAGTTTTCCCAAGGGCCAGGTGCTGCCGCGCAGCCTGACCACGTTGCAGGAGGCCGGCATTTCCACCGCCGGGTTGAGCAGCAAGGGCAACGAAGCCTTCGAAGACAACCCGCCGGACATCGTCATCACCGTGTGCGACAAGGCCGCCGGTGAAGCCTGCCCGGTGTACTTCGGCCCGGCCCTGAAAGCCCATTGGGGACTGGAGGATCCGTCGGAAATCCGCGGCGACGAGGCTGCCATCCACGCAGCCTTTCACGCCACCCTCGCCCGGATCGAAACCCGCTGCCGCGCCTTCCTCGCCCTGCCCTTCGCCGAACTTGACCGCGATGCCCTCAAGCGCGAGCTCGACCGCATCAGCACGCTGTAA
- a CDS encoding metalloregulator ArsR/SmtB family transcription factor, whose amino-acid sequence MLDPTSVFKCLADETRARATLLITREGELCVCELVCALDDSQPKISRHLAQLRTCGLLLDRRQGQWVYYRLNPDLPTWIRTLLETTLAANTAWLEANSARLATMGDRPLNTSACC is encoded by the coding sequence ATGCTTGACCCTACCTCCGTTTTCAAATGCCTCGCCGACGAAACCCGCGCCCGGGCCACGCTGCTGATCACCCGTGAGGGTGAGTTATGTGTCTGCGAACTGGTCTGCGCGCTGGACGACAGTCAGCCGAAAATCTCCCGCCATCTCGCGCAGCTGCGCACCTGTGGTCTGTTGCTGGATCGTCGCCAGGGCCAGTGGGTTTATTACCGGCTCAACCCTGACCTGCCCACCTGGATCCGCACCCTGCTTGAAACCACATTGGCCGCCAACACCGCCTGGCTGGAAGCAAACAGCGCGCGTCTGGCCACCATGGGCGACCGCCCGCTCAATACATCTGCCTGCTGCTGA
- a CDS encoding LysE family translocator, translating to MSIADNLLAFTLAATLLTLTPGLDTALVLRTATVEGKQQALRAALGINAGCLLWGAAVAFGLGALIAVSELAYNLLQYCGAAYLAWLGLNMLLRPRRSLAPAEVNGKPRGSWFLKGMLGNVLNPKVGIFYVSFLPQFIPQGQPLVPWTFGLVSIHVMLGLIWSLVLIGATQPLSGFLRREKVIRWMDRTTGMIFVLFAARLAFSKR from the coding sequence ATGTCCATCGCCGACAACCTCCTGGCCTTCACCCTCGCCGCCACACTGCTGACCCTGACACCCGGCCTCGACACCGCGCTGGTCCTGCGCACCGCCACCGTCGAAGGCAAGCAACAGGCCTTGCGCGCGGCGTTGGGCATCAATGCCGGTTGTCTGTTGTGGGGCGCGGCGGTGGCGTTTGGGTTGGGGGCATTGATTGCGGTGTCGGAGCTGGCCTACAACCTGTTGCAGTACTGCGGCGCGGCGTATCTGGCGTGGCTGGGGTTGAACATGCTGCTGCGCCCTCGCCGCTCGCTGGCGCCCGCCGAAGTCAATGGCAAGCCGAGGGGCAGCTGGTTCTTGAAGGGCATGCTGGGCAACGTGCTCAATCCCAAGGTGGGGATTTTCTACGTGTCGTTTCTGCCGCAGTTTATTCCTCAAGGGCAGCCGCTGGTGCCGTGGACGTTCGGACTGGTGAGCATTCATGTGATGCTCGGGTTGATCTGGTCGCTGGTGCTGATCGGCGCAACACAGCCGCTGTCCGGTTTCCTGCGGCGCGAGAAGGTGATTCGCTGGATGGATCGCACCACCGGGATGATTTTCGTGCTGTTTGCGGCGCGGTTGGCTTTCAGCAAGCGCTGA
- a CDS encoding hemerythrin domain-containing protein: protein MNAIDLLKTDHEKVKGILNQLSESTDRALKKRAELLEKLELEITIHTQLEEQILYPAFKEAGGKEQDEMYYEAKEEHRTVDSLVLPDLKSTDPSTPEFAGRVKVVKELLEHHIEEEETEMFPQAKKLLGNAKLEALGKEMEVMKASLKKSLNGSNMAA, encoded by the coding sequence ATGAACGCCATCGACCTTCTGAAAACTGACCACGAAAAAGTTAAGGGCATTCTGAATCAACTCAGTGAATCCACTGATCGCGCATTAAAAAAACGTGCGGAGTTGCTCGAAAAGCTTGAACTGGAAATTACCATTCATACCCAGCTCGAGGAACAGATTCTGTATCCGGCTTTCAAGGAAGCAGGCGGTAAGGAACAGGATGAAATGTACTACGAGGCGAAAGAAGAGCATCGCACCGTGGATTCACTGGTATTGCCTGACCTGAAATCCACCGATCCTTCTACACCCGAATTCGCCGGCCGCGTGAAGGTGGTCAAAGAGCTTCTGGAACATCATATCGAGGAAGAGGAAACCGAGATGTTTCCCCAGGCCAAAAAGCTTTTGGGCAATGCGAAGCTCGAGGCGTTGGGCAAGGAAATGGAAGTGATGAAAGCTTCACTGAAGAAAAGCCTCAACGGGTCGAATATGGCGGCCTGA
- a CDS encoding AraC family transcriptional regulator, with translation MEQSDAFILQNTAIYRDELVRLLTQRFTTPGIYETAIAPLHVIRFDAPSELIHTVHKPALCLIVQGQKEIGLGDDHYLYDPLSYLVVSVTLPVSGRVLMASPEAPYLCIRFDFEATEIAQVIADAPPAGIPDEPELGLFLEKVDVPLLETMLRLVRLLETPKDIGMLAPLALRELYYRLLRGAHGRRLYELALGDSQTRRVTRAIDWLNNHYTQPLRIEELARVANLGNSTLHHRFKAVTAMSPLQYQKQLRLQEARRLLLGEGLDVASACYRVGYESPSQFSREYSRQFGCPPSRDASRVRHPA, from the coding sequence ATGGAACAAAGCGATGCTTTCATCCTTCAGAACACGGCCATCTACCGTGACGAACTGGTTCGCCTGCTGACGCAACGGTTTACCACACCCGGGATCTATGAGACCGCCATAGCCCCCCTGCATGTGATTCGTTTCGATGCGCCTTCGGAGCTGATCCATACCGTGCACAAACCGGCACTTTGCCTGATCGTGCAAGGACAAAAGGAAATCGGCCTGGGTGACGACCACTACCTGTACGACCCCCTCAGCTACCTGGTGGTGTCGGTCACCCTTCCGGTGTCCGGCCGCGTACTGATGGCCAGCCCGGAGGCGCCCTACCTGTGTATCCGGTTTGATTTCGAGGCCACGGAAATCGCTCAGGTCATCGCCGACGCTCCGCCGGCGGGCATACCGGACGAGCCGGAGCTTGGCCTTTTTCTTGAGAAAGTCGATGTGCCCCTGCTGGAAACAATGCTGCGGCTGGTCCGGCTGCTGGAAACACCGAAAGACATCGGCATGCTGGCACCGCTCGCCCTTCGCGAGTTGTATTACCGCCTCCTGCGGGGTGCGCATGGACGTCGTCTGTACGAGCTTGCCCTCGGCGACTCGCAAACACGGCGAGTAACACGGGCCATCGATTGGTTGAACAACCACTACACCCAACCCTTGCGCATCGAAGAACTCGCCCGGGTCGCCAATTTGGGCAACTCCACATTGCATCATCGCTTCAAGGCAGTGACCGCCATGAGTCCGCTGCAGTATCAGAAACAACTGCGCCTGCAGGAAGCCCGCCGCCTGTTGCTTGGCGAGGGGCTGGATGTGGCAAGCGCCTGTTATCGAGTGGGCTACGAAAGTCCTTCGCAATTCAGCCGGGAATACAGTCGCCAGTTCGGATGCCCGCCCTCCAGAGATGCCAGCCGGGTTCGGCATCCTGCGTGA
- a CDS encoding Atu4866 domain-containing protein: MKDAKKTTQDHRYAGMWVTADGFIRHELLTTGRYDEARGKNKSAYQGRYQLVGDYIQYWDDTGFTADGHFHDDVLYHAGMILYRQ; encoded by the coding sequence ATGAAAGATGCCAAAAAAACCACTCAGGACCATCGTTACGCAGGCATGTGGGTCACCGCAGATGGATTCATCCGTCATGAGCTTCTGACGACTGGTCGTTACGACGAGGCCCGTGGTAAAAACAAGAGCGCCTATCAGGGCCGCTACCAACTGGTCGGTGATTACATCCAGTACTGGGACGACACCGGCTTCACCGCGGATGGCCACTTTCATGACGACGTGTTGTATCACGCCGGAATGATCCTCTATCGGCAATGA
- a CDS encoding SDR family NAD(P)-dependent oxidoreductase produces the protein MTDFKNSTPNEVAGKVALVTGAASGIGKAIALLLHARGAQVIAEDINPEVEALARPGLVPLVADITQDGAAERAVALAVEQFGRLDILVNNAGIIINKLVIDMTREDWERIQAVNATAAFLHSREAVKAMMPNKSGSIVNIASYASYFAFPTIAAYTASKGALAQLTRTLALEVIGHGIRVNAVGVGDVVTNILNNVVDDGPAFLAQHGEAAPIGRAAQPEEIAEVVAFIASDRASFMVGSVVMADGGMTVTAG, from the coding sequence ATGACCGACTTCAAGAACAGCACCCCAAACGAAGTGGCCGGTAAAGTCGCGCTGGTCACTGGCGCGGCCAGTGGCATCGGCAAGGCCATCGCACTGTTGCTGCATGCCCGCGGCGCCCAGGTCATTGCTGAAGATATAAACCCTGAGGTGGAAGCACTGGCCCGCCCCGGCCTGGTCCCCCTGGTGGCCGACATCACTCAGGACGGCGCAGCCGAACGCGCGGTCGCCCTGGCCGTCGAGCAATTCGGACGGCTGGACATTCTGGTCAACAACGCCGGCATCATCATCAACAAACTGGTGATCGACATGACCCGCGAAGACTGGGAACGCATTCAGGCGGTCAACGCCACGGCGGCCTTTTTGCATAGCCGGGAGGCGGTCAAAGCGATGATGCCCAACAAGTCCGGATCGATCGTCAACATCGCGTCCTACGCCTCCTATTTCGCCTTCCCCACCATTGCCGCCTACACCGCCTCCAAAGGCGCGCTGGCCCAACTGACGCGCACCCTGGCACTTGAGGTCATTGGCCACGGCATCCGCGTCAATGCTGTCGGTGTCGGCGATGTGGTGACCAATATCCTCAACAATGTGGTCGATGATGGCCCTGCCTTTCTCGCCCAGCATGGCGAAGCCGCGCCGATCGGCCGCGCCGCCCAACCGGAAGAAATCGCCGAAGTGGTCGCGTTCATCGCCTCGGATCGGGCCAGCTTCATGGTCGGTTCGGTGGTCATGGCCGACGGCGGGATGACCGTCACGGCCGGCTGA
- a CDS encoding helix-turn-helix domain-containing protein: MANTGRTSQEPMSTSSRDLRITGESMGEFLPGEPQALPSRSEITDVVIQLFTHRSVTEPILVPAVVEPLLVLVLAGAATVEERALGGEWEAAEVSAGDFFLTSSEDPYEMRWQTRGGDTFEVMHLYLGLPLIEQASRELSGQHAGLVRLRDVSGARDARVAFVMEQLRTELVLERSPSALFARSLAQALAVHLVRSYLAESQPGRRVNTLQAYKLRKVTDAMNAHLSAEFSLATLAGLAELSEYHFSRLFKRATGLSPSQYFIRLRMVRARHLLLETRLSVIDVGLEVGYSSPSHFSQVFRREVGVTPSEFRGA; encoded by the coding sequence ATGGCAAATACCGGGCGCACCTCCCAGGAACCGATGTCGACATCTTCTCGAGACTTGCGCATCACCGGCGAGTCGATGGGTGAGTTTCTGCCAGGTGAACCCCAGGCGTTACCCTCGCGCTCGGAAATCACGGACGTCGTGATTCAGCTGTTCACCCATCGCAGCGTTACTGAGCCCATTCTCGTGCCTGCAGTGGTGGAACCGCTGCTCGTTCTGGTTCTGGCCGGGGCGGCGACGGTAGAGGAGCGCGCATTGGGGGGCGAGTGGGAAGCTGCCGAGGTCAGTGCCGGCGATTTTTTCCTCACCAGTTCCGAAGATCCGTATGAAATGCGCTGGCAGACGCGCGGAGGCGATACCTTCGAAGTCATGCACCTTTATCTCGGGCTGCCGCTGATCGAGCAAGCGTCTCGAGAGCTGTCGGGTCAGCACGCCGGGCTTGTGCGTTTGCGCGATGTTTCGGGGGCACGGGACGCACGCGTCGCGTTTGTCATGGAGCAGTTGCGCACTGAACTGGTTCTGGAACGCTCGCCCAGCGCGCTTTTCGCCCGTTCTCTGGCGCAGGCGCTGGCCGTGCATCTGGTGCGCAGCTATCTCGCTGAAAGCCAGCCCGGGCGTCGAGTCAACACCTTGCAAGCCTACAAGCTGCGCAAAGTCACCGACGCCATGAACGCGCATCTGAGCGCTGAATTCAGCCTGGCAACACTGGCCGGTCTTGCCGAGCTGAGCGAGTACCACTTCAGTCGCCTGTTCAAGCGTGCGACGGGGCTTTCGCCGTCGCAGTACTTCATTCGCTTGCGCATGGTTCGTGCGAGGCACCTGCTATTGGAAACCCGCCTCAGCGTCATCGACGTCGGGCTGGAGGTCGGCTACTCAAGCCCCAGCCACTTCTCTCAAGTATTCCGGCGTGAAGTGGGCGTAACGCCCAGCGAGTTCCGTGGGGCCTGA
- a CDS encoding SDR family oxidoreductase codes for MSNIQNKVVLITGASSGIGEAAARLIAAKGAHVVLGARRTERLDKLVSEIQAVGGSASACALDVTDLQSMHAFVAFAKTQHGKVDVIINNAGVMPLSPLASLKVNEWNQMLDVNVRGVLHGIAAVLPDMQAQGFGQVINISSIGGLAVSPTAAVYCATKFAVRAISDGLRQETDKIRVTVVCPGVVESELADTISDDVAREEMKAFRRVALNADAIARSLAYAIEQPDDVDVSEIVVRPTASPH; via the coding sequence ATGTCGAACATTCAAAACAAAGTCGTCCTGATTACCGGTGCAAGCAGTGGTATTGGCGAAGCGGCGGCCAGGTTGATCGCCGCCAAAGGCGCGCATGTGGTCCTCGGTGCCCGCCGTACCGAGCGTCTGGACAAACTGGTCAGCGAGATCCAGGCCGTAGGTGGTTCCGCAAGTGCCTGCGCACTGGACGTTACGGATCTGCAATCGATGCACGCATTCGTGGCATTCGCCAAGACGCAACATGGCAAGGTCGATGTGATCATCAACAACGCGGGCGTGATGCCGTTGTCTCCCCTGGCCTCGTTGAAGGTCAACGAGTGGAACCAGATGCTCGATGTCAACGTTCGTGGCGTACTGCACGGTATTGCCGCTGTCTTGCCGGACATGCAGGCGCAGGGTTTTGGTCAGGTCATCAATATCTCGTCCATTGGTGGACTCGCGGTTTCTCCGACAGCGGCGGTGTACTGTGCGACCAAATTTGCGGTCAGGGCTATCTCGGATGGCCTGCGCCAGGAAACGGACAAGATCCGGGTCACCGTGGTGTGCCCGGGGGTCGTCGAGTCCGAGTTGGCGGATACGATTTCGGATGATGTGGCCCGCGAGGAAATGAAAGCCTTCCGGCGTGTGGCGCTCAATGCAGACGCTATCGCGCGATCGCTTGCCTATGCCATCGAGCAGCCTGACGATGTCGATGTGAGTGAGATTGTGGTTCGTCCGACAGCCAGTCCGCACTGA
- a CDS encoding bifunctional helix-turn-helix transcriptional regulator/GNAT family N-acetyltransferase, giving the protein MSTITDRADSVRQFNRFYTHQIGVLQEHLLQSDYSLTELRILYELASRGDLTSTDLRQMLGLDAGYMSRLISGFDKKGLIQKVPCATDARASQLHITDLGREILAPLEQASRQEVITLLERLSEPQQLQLIASMNQIQTLLEGGQSTTYLLRDPQPGDMGLVVHQQTAIYSREYGWNSEFEALVSEVVAKYLREFDPTGERCWIAEKDGKVVGSVFVIRHDETTAKLRMLYVDASARGLGIGNRLVEECLRFARDVGYKKMILWTTSNLVDARRLYQRAGFELVEEEPIHSFGKELVSQTWAIEL; this is encoded by the coding sequence ATGTCCACGATCACCGACCGCGCCGACAGCGTCCGGCAGTTCAACCGCTTCTACACCCATCAGATCGGCGTGTTGCAGGAACACTTGCTGCAAAGCGACTACTCGCTCACCGAGCTGCGCATCCTCTACGAACTCGCGTCCCGGGGCGATCTGACCAGCACCGACCTGCGCCAGATGCTCGGCCTCGACGCGGGCTACATGAGCCGCCTCATCAGCGGCTTCGACAAAAAAGGCCTGATCCAGAAAGTCCCCTGCGCCACCGACGCACGCGCCAGTCAATTGCACATCACCGACCTCGGCCGCGAGATCCTTGCCCCACTGGAACAGGCATCACGACAAGAAGTCATCACCCTGCTCGAACGCCTGTCCGAACCGCAGCAACTGCAACTGATCGCGTCGATGAACCAGATCCAGACGCTACTCGAGGGCGGCCAGTCGACGACCTACCTGCTGCGCGACCCGCAACCCGGTGACATGGGTCTGGTGGTGCATCAGCAGACCGCGATCTACAGCCGCGAGTACGGCTGGAATTCAGAGTTCGAAGCGCTGGTGTCCGAGGTCGTCGCGAAATACCTGCGCGAATTCGACCCCACGGGCGAGCGCTGCTGGATCGCGGAAAAGGACGGCAAGGTGGTGGGCTCAGTGTTCGTCATCCGCCACGACGAAACCACCGCCAAATTGCGCATGCTCTACGTGGATGCCAGTGCGCGGGGCCTGGGGATCGGCAATCGGCTGGTCGAGGAATGCCTGCGTTTTGCCCGGGATGTCGGCTACAAAAAGATGATTCTGTGGACCACCAGCAATCTGGTGGATGCCCGCCGGTTGTATCAGCGGGCGGGGTTTGAGCTGGTTGAGGAAGAGCCGATTCACAGCTTCGGCAAGGAACTGGTGAGTCAGACGTGGGCGATTGAGTTGTGA
- a CDS encoding phytanoyl-CoA dioxygenase family protein, translated as MTSRELLHSKGYTLLFGAVPTMWLAALRIAFDTGIKPSNEWPVPRGIDWRHSQLDTDPVVQALCRLPPLLAVVGELIGERFFLSQVEGREPLINGGHQQLHRDLSAQRPGDTVNALVYLDDYGPENGATRIVPGSHRPAPGELAFDFTDESRSVQLTGSAGDILIFDADLIHAGSLNSSGARRRTLLITWFSEALYSTHLETVGLRNIQMDTTERFDPADFAFGIVTSFI; from the coding sequence ATGACGAGCCGCGAACTACTCCATAGCAAAGGCTACACACTGCTCTTTGGAGCGGTTCCGACCATGTGGCTGGCCGCCCTTCGCATCGCATTCGATACCGGCATCAAACCCTCAAACGAATGGCCCGTGCCCCGCGGCATCGACTGGCGCCATTCGCAACTGGACACTGACCCGGTTGTTCAGGCCCTCTGCCGATTGCCACCATTGCTGGCGGTGGTGGGCGAGTTGATCGGCGAACGCTTCTTCCTCTCTCAGGTCGAGGGCCGCGAACCGCTCATCAATGGCGGCCACCAACAGCTGCACCGCGACTTGTCGGCGCAACGCCCCGGCGACACTGTCAACGCGCTGGTGTATCTCGACGACTACGGCCCGGAAAACGGTGCAACCCGCATCGTCCCCGGCAGCCACCGACCTGCACCGGGCGAGCTTGCGTTCGACTTCACTGACGAGTCCCGATCCGTGCAACTGACGGGCAGCGCGGGCGACATCCTGATCTTCGATGCCGACCTGATCCACGCCGGCAGCCTGAACTCCAGCGGTGCACGCCGGCGCACCCTGTTGATCACCTGGTTTTCCGAAGCGCTCTACTCAACGCATCTGGAAACGGTGGGCCTGCGCAACATACAAATGGACACGACTGAGCGGTTCGATCCGGCTGATTTTGCATTCGGGATCGTGACATCATTCATTTGA
- a CDS encoding gamma-glutamylcyclotransferase family protein, whose product MERLFVYGTLGPGRPNEHVMLNIGGTWQAASLKGRLSQAGWGAAMGFPGLVIAEDGDVIEGYVFASENFHEHWAALDEFEGAEYQRVLTKVTLDDGTAMDAYVYALK is encoded by the coding sequence GTGGAACGTCTTTTCGTTTATGGAACCCTGGGCCCTGGCCGACCGAATGAGCATGTGATGCTGAACATCGGCGGCACGTGGCAGGCCGCTTCGCTGAAGGGGCGTCTGTCGCAGGCCGGATGGGGCGCGGCGATGGGTTTTCCCGGCCTGGTGATTGCCGAGGATGGCGATGTGATCGAAGGCTACGTGTTCGCTTCCGAGAATTTCCACGAACACTGGGCGGCACTGGATGAGTTTGAAGGGGCTGAGTATCAGCGCGTGTTGACCAAGGTGACGCTGGATGATGGGACGGCAATGGATGCCTATGTCTACGCGCTCAAATAG
- a CDS encoding bleomycin resistance protein produces MFERNKLVPELMVTDLQASLAFWVSCLGFNIAYQRPEDGFAYLDLNGAQVMLEQVDPYAGQWLTAELSKPFGRGVNLQIDVEAVAPIIERLGTAQVPLYKTCKDTWYRADAVEVGQREFLVQDPDGYLVRLVERLGERPVCPI; encoded by the coding sequence ATGTTCGAACGGAACAAACTGGTTCCAGAATTGATGGTCACGGATCTGCAGGCCAGCCTCGCGTTTTGGGTCTCCTGCCTGGGCTTCAACATCGCTTATCAACGCCCGGAAGATGGCTTCGCCTACCTCGACCTGAATGGCGCTCAAGTCATGCTCGAGCAGGTTGATCCGTATGCAGGCCAATGGCTGACGGCGGAACTGAGCAAGCCCTTCGGAAGAGGCGTCAATCTGCAGATCGACGTTGAGGCGGTTGCCCCCATCATCGAAAGACTGGGCACCGCTCAGGTCCCACTCTATAAAACCTGCAAAGACACCTGGTACCGCGCTGACGCTGTCGAAGTCGGCCAGCGTGAATTTCTCGTTCAGGATCCGGACGGTTATCTCGTAAGACTGGTAGAACGTCTGGGCGAACGTCCCGTTTGCCCGATTTGA
- a CDS encoding anti-virulence regulator CigR family protein, protein MSGLRTLIATTTCIALLSSSVTALADPGNGKGQGKGNPHNSQDHGNQGKKGGGGYQGHGPSIDHAGVIGIVDGYRGYWTPGPALPPGIQKNLARGKPLPPGIAKKLDGRLVGRLPHYDGYEWQQVGTDLILVALATGLIYEVLNGAFD, encoded by the coding sequence ATGTCCGGTTTACGCACGTTGATTGCGACCACGACCTGTATTGCGCTGCTGAGCAGTTCGGTGACCGCGCTGGCCGATCCAGGCAACGGAAAGGGGCAGGGCAAAGGCAATCCGCATAACAGCCAGGATCATGGCAATCAGGGGAAAAAAGGCGGAGGCGGTTATCAGGGGCATGGCCCGAGTATCGACCACGCCGGGGTGATCGGGATTGTTGACGGGTATCGCGGCTACTGGACCCCGGGCCCCGCGTTGCCGCCCGGCATCCAGAAAAACCTGGCCCGGGGCAAGCCACTGCCGCCCGGGATAGCTAAGAAACTCGATGGTCGACTGGTTGGCAGACTGCCGCACTACGACGGCTACGAATGGCAGCAGGTCGGTACCGATCTGATCCTGGTCGCGCTGGCTACAGGGCTGATTTATGAAGTGCTGAATGGCGCCTTCGATTGA
- a CDS encoding HIT family protein — MEIAPHFILHETEYWIINHHLASALPGYLMLGTKIQTNSLAELSTEALAELGGLLARTQQIIERHLKPKRLYIGRFGHEPGLPLHFHFIPVYDWVEDLFWKDSRYRLLESFAYAENPLPSTDGAELTLFVWREFAETPTPPAIQGRSVEEVIEELRSAFK, encoded by the coding sequence ATGGAAATTGCCCCGCACTTCATTCTTCATGAAACCGAGTACTGGATCATCAACCACCATCTGGCCAGTGCACTTCCCGGCTATCTGATGCTGGGGACCAAAATCCAAACCAATTCACTGGCCGAGCTGTCGACAGAGGCACTGGCGGAGCTTGGAGGGCTGCTCGCAAGAACTCAGCAAATCATTGAGCGCCATCTGAAGCCCAAGCGCCTTTATATCGGCCGCTTCGGTCATGAACCCGGTCTTCCCCTCCACTTCCATTTCATACCGGTCTATGACTGGGTCGAAGACTTGTTCTGGAAAGACTCCCGCTATCGCTTGCTCGAATCTTTTGCCTACGCCGAGAATCCCTTGCCATCGACCGATGGCGCAGAACTGACGCTGTTCGTTTGGCGAGAATTTGCCGAGACCCCCACACCGCCAGCGATTCAGGGGCGCTCTGTTGAAGAGGTGATTGAGGAACTGCGCAGCGCCTTCAAATGA
- a CDS encoding DUF7660 family protein: MHTPADLDELLALVRDEQSFIRFVEALGADFASERLLEHNAPSSIDRSDSQEWENGTVDAFLDAAAAWAHASNRSHLDDNAQSNVWQRCAAILFAGKFYE, encoded by the coding sequence ATGCACACGCCTGCAGATCTTGATGAATTGTTAGCGCTTGTCAGAGATGAGCAGTCGTTCATTCGATTTGTCGAGGCGCTGGGGGCTGATTTTGCCAGTGAACGTTTGTTGGAACATAACGCTCCCTCATCAATAGATCGATCAGATAGTCAGGAATGGGAAAACGGAACGGTTGATGCGTTTCTCGATGCGGCAGCTGCATGGGCGCATGCCAGCAACCGATCTCATTTGGACGATAATGCCCAATCGAATGTATGGCAGCGCTGTGCAGCGATTCTGTTCGCTGGAAAGTTTTATGAGTGA